Proteins found in one Pseudomonadota bacterium genomic segment:
- a CDS encoding sigma-70 family RNA polymerase sigma factor, producing the protein MGTSPRHHRSDRDLCRRMIRGDEAAFDSFFERHADRLYRFALSHLPEEAEVAQDMVQSTLTAAIEQLEAYRGEASLYTWLCAICRRQIAARWRREGAAQRVVTFDETTVTAVLDTLSAAEQDQPEQRVERLQLVALIQQVLDALPGHQGDALALKYMRGLSVREIADELRLSATSVQSLLARGRDSFRETLTELLGVVDGDGLSLAQRLLGVGEATAAAKARGSSSESLP; encoded by the coding sequence ATGGGAACCTCACCGCGCCATCATCGCAGCGATCGCGACCTGTGCCGCAGGATGATCCGCGGCGACGAGGCGGCCTTCGACAGCTTCTTCGAGCGTCACGCAGACCGCCTGTACCGCTTCGCCCTGTCGCATCTGCCGGAGGAGGCTGAGGTGGCCCAAGACATGGTGCAATCCACCCTCACCGCGGCCATCGAGCAGCTGGAGGCCTACCGTGGAGAGGCGTCGCTCTACACCTGGCTGTGCGCCATCTGCCGGCGTCAGATCGCGGCGCGTTGGCGTCGCGAGGGCGCTGCCCAACGGGTCGTGACCTTCGATGAGACGACGGTGACCGCGGTGCTCGACACCCTGAGCGCGGCGGAGCAGGATCAACCTGAGCAGCGCGTCGAACGGCTGCAACTCGTCGCCCTGATCCAGCAGGTGTTGGACGCCCTGCCGGGCCATCAGGGCGATGCCCTGGCGCTCAAGTACATGCGGGGCCTGTCCGTGCGCGAGATCGCCGACGAGCTGCGCCTGTCGGCCACCTCCGTGCAATCGCTCCTGGCGCGCGGCCGGGACTCCTTCCGCGAGACGTTGACGGAACTGCTAGGCGTGGTGGACGGCGATGGCCTGTCCCTCGCGCAGCGTTTGCTGGGCGTCGGCGAGGCGACAGCCGCTGCCAAGGCGCGAGGCTCGTCTTCGGAGAGCTTGCCATGA